The Pseudomonas fulva 12-X sequence CAGCGGGCCCTGGAAGCGATAGACAGTGGAGAGTTTGAACAGGTGCTCCGGCATATCGGTGTCGAAGCGCTGGTTCTCGTTCTGCGGTTTGGCGTCATCCTTGATGGTGTGTACGCGGGCATAGGTGTAGCCCGCACCGAGTTGCCAGTTCTCGGTCAGCGCGCCTTGCAGCTCCAGATCAATGCCCTGGCTGCGCACCTCGCCAGAGGCGCTGTAGCAGCTATTCGGGTCGGCACAGTTCTGGCGGTCGTCCCCTGTCACGGCGGTCGCACGGTTTTCCTGATCCACCCGGAAGAGTGCTGCACTGGCATTAAGGGCACCATGGAAGTATTCGCCCTTGATGCCAATCTCGTAGTTTTTCCCGGTAATCGGAGTGATCGGGTTCGCGGACTTATCTTTTTCCTCTTGTGGCTTGAATATGTCGCTGTAGCTCACATAGACCGAGTGGTGATCATCCAGCTCGTAGACCAGCGCTGCAAGGCGGGTGACGTTGCGAGTCACCTTGTAGTCGGCCGTCGAGCTTTCCTTGTCGTCATAGTCGTACCAGTCCAGGCGACCGCCGAGGATCAGTTTCAGCGGGTCGGCCAGGCTCAGGCGGGTGGTGACGTACACGCCATCCTGGGTGGTGACAGTGCGCTTGCTGTCGCTACGTGTGAAGTTCGGCTTACCAGCATCTAGAGGCCAAAACATGTCGTAGGGCAGGTAGTTATGGGTATTCATGTCAGCGATACGCTTGCTGGCGCCTATTACCAGTTCATGAGTACGCCCTAGAGCCTCGAACGGGCCGCTGACGAAGCTATCCAACCCGATCTTGTGCTCGTCATATTTGGCTTGCCAGACGGTGCGTTCCACTACGTTAGGGGTCCAGCGCGACTGGTATGAGCCCGAGAACAGCGCGTTCAGGTCGGAGTAATCGGCATTGACCTGCAGCTTCCAGTCATTGGCTAACTGGTGGCGCAATTCGGCGAACAGCGTATTGGTTTCCTGCTCCTTGTTCTCCCAACTGGTGCCCGGGTTGTAGGAGCGCGGCAAATCCTGATGGCGTCCGTCTAGGCCGACCAGCGAGGCGCCCCAGAAGTTGTTGGTCTTGTCCTTCTGGTGCGAGAACCCAACGCTCAAGGTGGTGAAGTCGCTCAGGTCCGCCTCGGTGATGGCGTAGAAAAGGCCATGATCTTCCTCGGCGCCATCGACGTAGCTGTTGGCGTCGCGGTAGGAGGTCACTACGCGGCCGCGCAGGGTGCCGCTGTCGTTGAGAGGGCTGGAGGCGTCGACTTCACCGCGGTAGTCGTCCCAGCTGCCGGCCGCGCCGGTGAGGGTGACGCGCTGATCGGCCAGCGGCCGCTTGCGCACCATGTTGACAGCCGCCGACGGGTTGCCCGCGCCGGTGACCAGCCCGGTGGCGCCACGCACGATCTCCACCCGGTCGAACATCGCCAGGTTCGGCTGCACGCCCACGCCCACACCGTTGTAGCCACTGGGGATGCCGTCATACATCAGGTTGTCGATCTCGAAACCGCGGGCGTAATAGGTCTGCCGGCCCGGACCGCTGGCGTAGCTTAGGAATACACCGGGCGCGGCGGCGATGGCGTCGTTGACGCTGGTCATGCCCATGTCGTCCATGCGCTGACGGGTGATCACGGTAGTCGCCTGGGGCGTTTCGCGCATGGTCATGGGCAGCTTGGTGGCGGTGGACATGGCGCCGGTGGTGTAGGAGCGCGAGCCTTCGGTGGTGCTGCCCAGTTGGGTGTTGGTGATTTCGGTAGCGCCGAGTTCCAGTACGCCGCTTGCGGCGCTGTCCTGCGCCTCGCTGCTTTCCTGGGCCATGGCCGGCGTGATGGCAGCCATGCAGATGGCCAGAGCCAGATGATTGCGGGACGAAGCGAAGCAGCGGGGCGGGGTGAGGCGCGACATGGAGGCTTCCCTGAGCGTGTATTGGTAGATGTGATGATTTTGAGAATCGTTATTATTATATTGTCAAAAAGTTCCCTGATGACAACGCATCCCGATCAAATACCTCGATTGATCAACGGTTTATCCCCTGAGGAAGGGCGCTCTTCAGCCGCCTGACCCGCGGTTTACAAGAGCAGAGATGACAAGCGAACCCGAAAACAGAGTTGTCGCGGTGGTGCTTCGGCCTGCGCGGGTTACCGAT is a genomic window containing:
- a CDS encoding TonB-dependent siderophore receptor; translation: MSRLTPPRCFASSRNHLALAICMAAITPAMAQESSEAQDSAASGVLELGATEITNTQLGSTTEGSRSYTTGAMSTATKLPMTMRETPQATTVITRQRMDDMGMTSVNDAIAAAPGVFLSYASGPGRQTYYARGFEIDNLMYDGIPSGYNGVGVGVQPNLAMFDRVEIVRGATGLVTGAGNPSAAVNMVRKRPLADQRVTLTGAAGSWDDYRGEVDASSPLNDSGTLRGRVVTSYRDANSYVDGAEEDHGLFYAITEADLSDFTTLSVGFSHQKDKTNNFWGASLVGLDGRHQDLPRSYNPGTSWENKEQETNTLFAELRHQLANDWKLQVNADYSDLNALFSGSYQSRWTPNVVERTVWQAKYDEHKIGLDSFVSGPFEALGRTHELVIGASKRIADMNTHNYLPYDMFWPLDAGKPNFTRSDSKRTVTTQDGVYVTTRLSLADPLKLILGGRLDWYDYDDKESSTADYKVTRNVTRLAALVYELDDHHSVYVSYSDIFKPQEEKDKSANPITPITGKNYEIGIKGEYFHGALNASAALFRVDQENRATAVTGDDRQNCADPNSCYSASGEVRSQGIDLELQGALTENWQLGAGYTYARVHTIKDDAKPQNENQRFDTDMPEHLFKLSTVYRFQGPLEKLRVGGNLSWQSRLYNDIPLNGGRSYRLKQEAYALTNLMAGYAVNENLDLQLNANNIFDKKYYSSISTSTQYGGDTYGAPRNLMLTAKYSF